One stretch of Nocardia mangyaensis DNA includes these proteins:
- a CDS encoding decarboxylase — MTPPAVPAALHPLVAAFLGDRDAVRAALHRFGSPLHLVFPQVFEANLAALRAVSDAGAARYRICYAHKVNNSAAFVRTAAGAGIAVDVSSVQELRSALAAGFPPDRIEVTGPKGGGLLRAALAAGVTVNADNLWELEQLAELATTNVAVLLRVSGFAGSATSRFGVDLSEVDRAFDLLVRHRERLRFLGVAFHLDTAATAERVLAVGDCLDLIERAYARDLAPTVLDVGGGLRQVFTADAANYDAYDAALRAGLLGHGEAMHWGANTFGYHVADGIAHGSPVFHKYANTEPAAAILAELLTAPLPGHGGRALGTVLADNLLEMWLEPGKALVDQAGITVAQVEFVKRAGNGARLVHLDLSRDTVTAADQEVLIDPIVLAERPESGAVGVYFAGHLCLERDLITQRVVRIAGLPAPGDPVVFANTAAYHTDLSAAQAGMHPLPAKVAVLHHDGGFVLCPDGDYRPEAR, encoded by the coding sequence ATGACCCCGCCCGCCGTCCCCGCCGCGCTGCATCCGCTCGTGGCCGCCTTTCTCGGCGACCGCGACGCCGTGCGCGCGGCGCTGCACCGGTTCGGTTCGCCCCTGCATCTGGTGTTCCCGCAGGTGTTCGAGGCGAACCTCGCCGCGCTGCGGGCCGTGTCGGACGCCGGAGCCGCGCGCTACCGGATCTGCTACGCGCACAAGGTGAACAACTCGGCGGCGTTCGTCCGGACCGCCGCAGGGGCGGGGATCGCCGTCGATGTGTCCTCGGTCCAGGAGTTGCGTTCGGCGCTGGCCGCCGGGTTCCCGCCGGACCGCATCGAGGTGACCGGGCCGAAGGGAGGCGGGCTGCTGCGTGCCGCGCTGGCCGCCGGGGTGACGGTGAACGCCGACAATCTCTGGGAACTCGAGCAGCTGGCCGAGCTGGCGACGACGAATGTCGCGGTCCTGCTCCGAGTGTCCGGCTTCGCGGGCAGCGCGACGAGCCGGTTCGGGGTCGACCTCAGTGAGGTCGACCGAGCCTTCGATCTGCTGGTCCGCCATCGCGAGCGGCTGCGATTCCTCGGGGTGGCATTCCACCTCGACACCGCCGCGACGGCCGAACGAGTCCTGGCGGTGGGCGACTGCCTAGACCTGATCGAACGGGCCTACGCACGAGACCTCGCGCCGACGGTGCTCGATGTCGGTGGCGGCCTGCGTCAGGTCTTCACCGCCGACGCCGCGAACTACGACGCCTACGATGCCGCCCTGCGGGCAGGCCTGCTCGGGCACGGTGAAGCGATGCACTGGGGCGCGAACACGTTCGGCTACCACGTGGCCGACGGCATCGCGCACGGCAGTCCGGTGTTCCACAAGTACGCCAATACCGAGCCGGCCGCGGCCATCCTCGCCGAACTGCTCACCGCGCCGCTGCCAGGTCACGGCGGGCGGGCACTGGGCACGGTGCTCGCCGACAATCTCCTGGAAATGTGGCTGGAACCGGGCAAGGCGCTGGTCGACCAGGCCGGAATCACCGTGGCACAGGTCGAATTCGTCAAACGGGCGGGCAACGGCGCGCGGCTGGTGCATCTCGATCTCAGCCGCGATACCGTGACCGCCGCCGATCAGGAGGTCCTCATCGATCCGATCGTGCTCGCCGAGCGACCCGAATCCGGGGCGGTCGGGGTGTATTTCGCCGGGCACCTGTGTCTGGAACGGGATCTGATCACCCAACGGGTGGTGCGGATCGCCGGGCTCCCCGCACCCGGCGACCCGGTGGTGTTCGCCAATACCGCCGCCTATCACACGGATCTGTCGGCGGCACAGGCCGGCATGCACCCGCTACCAGCGAAAGTCGCTGTGCTGCATCATGATGGCGGCTTTGTGCTGTGTCCCGATGGCGACTACCGCCCCGAGGCGCGCTGA
- a CDS encoding pyridoxal-phosphate dependent enzyme, with the protein MVYSHITELIGNTPLLRLDPAVHGLNGVELYAKLESHNPFGSVKDRVAWAMIRDDLDRVAAGGQSFIEASSGNTAKALRVLGALHGVPLRAVTNRIRVAEVRQLLQLLGTEIVELPGLSECPDPHAADDVSAVIEHTIGQAPHQWYHPSQYTNERNVTAHHEGTGTEIAADLADAGITHLDYLIGGLGTTGSTRGTATALLANHPALRTIGVVSDRFDFIPGIRSEREMWEVGLFRPDFYDEIVTVDSAAAITATLDLVRGYGVLAGPTSGAGYAAALRTLAAAPRPADRPVVAVLIVCDRLEPYLSYFAKRRPDLFGTPTAPPAPGPDDPAPTLTPDALAELDRTGRPTVVDTRGAMAYRVGHVPGALNIRDDQLDDMLTQGVPFPRSRPVVFVCPIGETSLRFAALAHRAGYQAYSLAGGIIAWRDAGHPLERGG; encoded by the coding sequence ATGGTCTACTCCCACATCACCGAGCTCATCGGCAACACTCCCCTGCTGCGCCTCGACCCCGCGGTGCACGGCTTGAACGGGGTCGAGCTCTACGCGAAACTGGAGTCGCACAATCCGTTCGGTTCGGTGAAGGACCGGGTGGCCTGGGCGATGATCCGCGACGACCTCGATCGGGTCGCCGCGGGCGGGCAGTCGTTCATCGAGGCCTCCAGCGGCAACACCGCCAAGGCGCTGCGGGTCCTCGGTGCACTGCACGGCGTTCCGTTGCGGGCGGTGACCAACCGGATCAGGGTGGCCGAGGTGCGGCAGCTGCTGCAACTGCTGGGGACCGAGATCGTGGAACTGCCCGGCCTGTCGGAGTGCCCTGATCCCCATGCCGCCGACGATGTCTCGGCGGTTATCGAGCACACCATCGGTCAGGCACCGCACCAGTGGTATCACCCTTCGCAATACACCAACGAGCGCAATGTCACCGCCCATCACGAGGGCACCGGTACCGAGATCGCCGCCGATCTCGCCGACGCCGGGATCACCCACCTCGACTACCTGATCGGCGGCCTCGGCACCACCGGATCGACCCGCGGCACCGCCACCGCGCTGCTGGCCAACCATCCGGCCCTGCGCACGATCGGGGTGGTCTCGGACCGGTTCGATTTCATCCCCGGGATCCGTTCCGAGCGCGAGATGTGGGAGGTCGGGCTGTTCCGGCCGGACTTCTACGACGAGATCGTCACCGTCGATTCGGCGGCCGCGATCACCGCCACCCTCGACCTGGTCCGCGGCTACGGCGTGCTCGCCGGACCCACCAGTGGCGCCGGATACGCCGCCGCCCTGCGCACCCTCGCCGCCGCACCACGCCCGGCTGATCGTCCGGTGGTCGCGGTCCTGATCGTGTGCGATCGGCTCGAACCGTATCTGTCCTACTTCGCCAAGCGCCGACCCGATCTGTTCGGCACACCGACAGCTCCGCCCGCACCCGGACCGGACGACCCCGCGCCCACTCTGACGCCCGACGCGCTCGCCGAACTGGACCGCACCGGCAGGCCCACCGTCGTCGACACCCGCGGCGCCATGGCCTATCGCGTCGGGCACGTTCCCGGCGCACTCAACATCCGCGACGACCAACTCGACGACATGCTCACCCAGGGTGTGCCGTTCCCCCGCTCCCGACCGGTCGTGTTCGTGTGCCCGATCGGCGAGACCTCCCTGCGCTTCGCCGCGCTGGCACACCGAGCCGGCTACCAGGCATACAGCCTGGCGGGCGGGATCATCGCCTGGCGCGACGCGGGCCACCCACTGGAGCGTGGCGGCTGA
- a CDS encoding condensation domain-containing protein, with product MRSGGYEAGRGVLVTTRRTGTDAVCFRPPIPPEAVLVPRRRPARVPLAPAQERMWQAARLGRSADWNVARAMRLRGASIDVPALRAAIGHLVRRHEPLRTRYPATEHGPIQVVVDPAEVVLDVSECVVTEAELAPAIAALARLPFDLDTDLPLRARVYVLGPDDVVIALVVHHISVDGRSMAPLIGDLMIAYQACRVGATPDWAPLPITYSDYTLWKHEQLGEFTDEWSRATHQLRYWANALAGRPALLDLPVREPSGPPADPAAGALLPISFDARTHAGLLRLAKDGRASLFMVLQAAFAMAVGAFARSADVTVATTVSGRDDRLLDDLVGNFSDDVLMRVRLDRAGDVGELVDQVRRVALAAYAHPDTPNPRLKRCLLQDATFPLFQATLILQRAQAPRTTAEPGAVSGLSITDVPTGVIRAKHDLEFGLTEHYDLHGAPAGIDGSFIYPTARFDDDTADRFVAHFHAVVSLLADGYRGPLAPLLAGTGRARSSAPARRAVGVLV from the coding sequence ATGAGGTCGGGGGGATACGAGGCCGGTCGCGGCGTGCTGGTGACGACGCGGCGAACCGGGACCGACGCGGTGTGCTTCCGCCCGCCGATACCGCCCGAGGCGGTACTCGTGCCACGGCGGCGGCCCGCGCGGGTGCCACTGGCGCCGGCCCAGGAGCGGATGTGGCAGGCCGCTCGTCTCGGCCGGTCGGCGGACTGGAATGTGGCACGGGCCATGCGGTTACGGGGCGCGTCCATCGATGTGCCGGCCCTACGTGCGGCCATCGGGCACCTGGTCCGGCGGCACGAACCGCTGCGGACCCGCTATCCGGCGACCGAGCACGGACCGATCCAGGTGGTCGTCGACCCTGCCGAGGTCGTCCTCGATGTGTCCGAATGTGTCGTCACCGAAGCGGAACTCGCGCCGGCGATCGCCGCCCTGGCGCGCCTGCCCTTCGATCTCGACACAGATCTCCCGCTGCGGGCGCGGGTGTACGTGCTCGGACCCGACGACGTTGTGATCGCCCTTGTCGTGCACCACATCTCGGTCGACGGCCGGTCGATGGCCCCGCTGATCGGTGACCTGATGATCGCTTACCAGGCCTGCCGCGTCGGAGCCACGCCGGACTGGGCGCCGTTACCGATCACCTACAGCGACTACACGCTGTGGAAGCACGAACAGCTCGGGGAGTTCACCGACGAGTGGAGCCGGGCCACCCATCAGCTGCGCTACTGGGCCAACGCGCTGGCCGGGCGACCCGCGCTGCTCGACCTGCCCGTGCGCGAACCGTCGGGCCCGCCGGCAGATCCGGCCGCCGGTGCGCTGTTGCCGATCTCGTTCGACGCGCGGACCCACGCCGGTCTGCTCCGGTTGGCCAAGGACGGGCGGGCCAGCCTGTTCATGGTGCTGCAGGCCGCCTTCGCGATGGCCGTCGGCGCGTTCGCCCGCAGCGCGGACGTCACCGTCGCCACCACGGTGTCGGGTCGCGATGATCGGCTGCTCGACGACCTGGTCGGCAACTTCTCCGACGATGTGCTGATGCGGGTGCGCCTGGATCGCGCGGGTGACGTCGGCGAACTCGTCGACCAGGTTCGCCGGGTCGCGCTGGCCGCCTACGCCCACCCCGACACCCCCAACCCCCGGCTCAAGCGCTGCCTGCTCCAGGACGCCACCTTCCCGCTGTTCCAAGCGACACTGATCCTGCAACGCGCACAGGCACCCCGCACCACCGCGGAACCCGGTGCAGTGTCGGGCCTTTCGATCACCGATGTGCCGACCGGCGTGATCAGGGCCAAGCACGATCTCGAGTTCGGGCTCACCGAGCACTACGACCTGCACGGCGCGCCCGCGGGAATCGATGGCTCCTTCATCTACCCGACCGCCCGGTTCGACGACGACACCGCCGATCGGTTCGTCGCCCACTTCCACGCGGTCGTCTCCCTGCTCGCCGACGGCTATCGCGGGCCACTGGCTCCCCTGCTGGCCGGCACGGGTCGTGCCCGTTCATCGGCGCCTGCTCGTCGGGCGGTGGGGGTGCTGGTCTGA
- a CDS encoding cold shock domain-containing protein, with the protein MVSIGKLVSFDGSRGFGFIRPDDGGPDVFVHVNDIGLDEDELRQGRLFEFDVTEGDRGPKAVNLTAVGQPATAPKARKERAGGERLTPEELRQQITELLLDASPALTAAEIITIRDRFAIFADEHGWLDS; encoded by the coding sequence TTGGTGTCCATCGGGAAATTGGTGTCGTTCGACGGTTCACGGGGTTTCGGATTCATTCGCCCCGATGACGGCGGGCCCGACGTGTTCGTCCATGTCAACGACATCGGCCTCGACGAGGACGAACTGCGCCAGGGTCGCCTGTTCGAATTCGATGTCACCGAGGGTGATCGCGGACCCAAGGCCGTCAACCTGACCGCCGTCGGCCAGCCCGCGACCGCGCCCAAGGCCCGCAAGGAACGGGCCGGTGGCGAACGGCTCACCCCCGAGGAACTCCGCCAGCAGATCACCGAACTGCTGCTCGACGCCTCCCCCGCCCTCACCGCGGCCGAGATCATCACCATCCGCGACCGGTTCGCCATCTTCGCCGACGAACACGGCTGGCTCGACTCCTGA
- a CDS encoding ATP-dependent DNA ligase encodes MDLPVMPPVRPMLAKSTPSLPRDPGLSYEPKWDGFRCIVFRDGDEIELGSRNDRPLTRYFPELVDLLAAALPHRCVVDGEIVVVTEAGLDFDTLQQRLHPAASRVNKLAVETPASFVAFDLLAHGDRDLTSEPFTERRRELETLLDAAPGRIHLTPITQDPDVAQDWFTRFEGAGFDGVMVKADDLAYLQDKRVMLKVKHERTADCVVAGYRMHKDGEGVGSLLLGLFDDEANLHHVGVASSFTAARRRELLGELAPLRENALVDHPWRDWADAVAQANAEGKMPGGVSRWTGGKDLSWEPLRPELVAEVRYEHVQSGRFRHGGRLVRFRADRTPASCTYAQLDEVAPAELDAIFGARR; translated from the coding sequence ATGGATCTACCGGTGATGCCGCCAGTGCGCCCCATGCTGGCCAAGTCGACACCATCGCTGCCGCGTGACCCCGGGCTGAGCTACGAACCCAAGTGGGACGGGTTCCGGTGCATCGTGTTCCGCGACGGCGACGAGATCGAGCTGGGTTCGCGCAATGATCGTCCGCTCACCCGGTATTTCCCGGAGCTGGTCGACCTGTTGGCCGCCGCGCTACCGCACCGCTGTGTGGTCGACGGCGAGATCGTCGTCGTCACCGAGGCCGGCCTCGATTTCGACACCCTGCAGCAGCGGCTGCACCCGGCGGCGTCCCGGGTGAACAAGCTCGCGGTGGAGACACCGGCCAGCTTCGTCGCCTTCGACCTGCTCGCCCACGGCGATCGGGACCTGACCAGCGAGCCGTTCACCGAACGCCGACGCGAGCTCGAGACGCTGCTCGACGCGGCGCCGGGCCGCATCCATCTCACCCCGATCACCCAGGATCCCGACGTGGCCCAGGACTGGTTCACCCGGTTCGAGGGCGCCGGTTTCGACGGCGTCATGGTCAAGGCCGACGACCTGGCCTATCTGCAGGACAAGCGAGTGATGCTCAAGGTCAAGCACGAGCGCACCGCCGACTGTGTGGTCGCGGGCTACCGGATGCACAAGGACGGCGAAGGCGTCGGGTCGCTACTGCTCGGTCTGTTCGACGACGAGGCCAATCTGCATCACGTGGGCGTGGCATCGAGTTTCACCGCGGCCCGCCGACGGGAACTGCTCGGCGAGCTGGCGCCGCTGCGCGAGAACGCGCTGGTCGATCACCCGTGGCGCGACTGGGCCGACGCGGTGGCCCAGGCCAACGCCGAGGGCAAGATGCCGGGCGGGGTGAGCCGCTGGACCGGCGGCAAGGATCTGTCGTGGGAGCCGTTGCGGCCGGAACTGGTCGCCGAGGTGCGCTACGAGCACGTGCAGTCGGGGCGATTCCGGCACGGCGGGCGACTGGTCCGTTTCCGCGCCGACCGCACCCCGGCGTCGTGTACCTACGCCCAGCTCGACGAGGTGGCGCCGGCCGAGCTCGACGCGATCTTCGGAGCCCGGCGATGA
- the ligD gene encoding non-homologous end-joining DNA ligase yields the protein MSAAVEVEVDGRTLSISNPDKVYFSKRGETKLDLVRYYQAVAEPLLGVIGDRPLLLERYPDGASGKSWFQKRVPKSAPEWLRTVEVSTPNGTTSDALVAHDLAHVLWAVNQGCLGFHVWPNHVGDLRIADELRIDLDPSPGIGFDDLRRAAVRTRDLLTEYDIDCRVKTSGSRGLHIYAALEPRWDGYAVRAAAVALARELERRYPEEITAHWWKEERGSRVFIDYNQNAPHKTVFGAWSVRPKVGGQVSTPITWAELDTIVPDELTLATVPARLAEHGDPWADRAPQSIQPLLEMSERDMAAGLMDAPWPPQYPKMPNEPPRVQPSRAKKTE from the coding sequence ATGAGCGCGGCGGTCGAGGTCGAGGTGGACGGGCGGACCCTCTCGATCAGCAATCCGGACAAGGTCTACTTCAGCAAGCGCGGAGAGACCAAGCTCGACCTGGTCCGCTACTACCAGGCCGTCGCCGAGCCACTACTCGGCGTGATCGGGGACCGTCCGCTGCTGCTGGAACGCTATCCAGACGGCGCCTCGGGCAAGTCCTGGTTCCAGAAGCGGGTACCCAAGTCGGCGCCGGAATGGTTGCGGACCGTGGAGGTGTCCACCCCCAACGGCACCACCAGCGACGCGTTGGTCGCCCACGATCTCGCGCACGTCCTGTGGGCGGTGAACCAGGGCTGCCTGGGTTTTCACGTCTGGCCCAATCACGTCGGCGACCTGCGCATCGCCGACGAACTGCGGATCGATCTCGACCCCTCGCCCGGTATCGGCTTCGACGATCTGCGCCGCGCCGCGGTGCGCACCCGCGATCTGCTGACCGAATACGACATCGACTGCCGGGTCAAGACCTCCGGCTCGCGTGGGCTGCACATCTACGCCGCGCTGGAACCGCGCTGGGACGGCTACGCGGTGCGCGCGGCCGCCGTCGCGCTCGCCAGAGAGCTGGAACGCCGCTATCCCGAGGAGATCACCGCGCACTGGTGGAAGGAGGAACGCGGGTCACGGGTGTTCATCGACTACAACCAGAACGCACCGCACAAGACCGTGTTCGGCGCCTGGTCGGTGCGTCCCAAGGTTGGTGGGCAGGTCTCCACCCCGATCACCTGGGCCGAACTCGACACGATCGTGCCCGACGAACTCACCCTCGCCACCGTCCCCGCCCGCCTGGCCGAACACGGTGATCCGTGGGCCGACCGCGCGCCGCAGTCGATCCAGCCGCTGCTGGAGATGTCCGAGCGTGACATGGCCGCCGGACTGATGGACGCGCCCTGGCCGCCGCAATACCCCAAGATGCCGAACGAACCGCCCCGCGTGCAGCCGAGCCGCGCCAAGAAGACCGAGTAG
- a CDS encoding TetR/AcrR family transcriptional regulator, which yields MFGERPYAAVSTAELAQRAGVARGLINHYFGNKRDLYLAVVRRMVTLPRPEKVSLPEGTPSERVDAIVGWLLDTIAEHGTTWVKVTSHEGVGDDPEVQQILDQADDAAAERMLVMIGRPELAHSAQLRALVLAYAGLVKVAGREWITRGTLTRDQVHRLLADTLRTVITETIPAVEPRPGAVD from the coding sequence ATGTTCGGCGAGCGGCCGTACGCGGCGGTCTCGACCGCGGAACTGGCCCAGCGCGCGGGAGTGGCTCGCGGCCTGATCAACCACTATTTCGGCAACAAGCGCGACCTGTATCTGGCGGTCGTGCGCCGCATGGTGACCCTGCCGCGGCCCGAGAAGGTGTCGCTGCCCGAGGGCACCCCCAGCGAACGCGTCGACGCCATCGTCGGCTGGCTGCTCGACACCATCGCCGAACACGGCACCACCTGGGTGAAGGTCACCAGCCACGAGGGCGTGGGCGACGACCCCGAGGTGCAGCAGATCCTCGACCAGGCCGACGACGCCGCCGCCGAGCGCATGCTGGTGATGATCGGGCGCCCTGAACTGGCACACAGTGCACAGTTGCGCGCACTGGTCCTCGCCTACGCGGGACTGGTGAAGGTGGCCGGGCGCGAGTGGATCACCCGTGGGACGCTCACCAGGGACCAGGTGCATCGACTGCTGGCCGACACCCTGCGCACCGTGATCACCGAGACCATCCCGGCCGTGGAACCACGCCCGGGCGCGGTGGACTAG